The following coding sequences lie in one Vicugna pacos chromosome 5, VicPac4, whole genome shotgun sequence genomic window:
- the SLC11A1 gene encoding natural resistance-associated macrophage protein 1, with amino-acid sequence MTGDTSPQRLSRPNYGSISSPPSLGPRQAPPGGSNLNEKIPIPDTKPGVFSLRTLWAFTGPGFLMSIAFLDPGNIESDLQAGAVAGFKLLWVLLWATVLGLLCQRLAARLGVVTGKDLGEVCHLYYPKVPRTLLWLTIEVAIVGSDMQEVIGTAIAFSLLSAGRIPLWGGVLITIVDTFFFLFLDNYGLRKLEAFFGFLITIMALTFGYEYAVARPDQVAVLRGLFLPSCPGCGRPELLQAVGIVGAIIMPHNIYLHSALVKSREVDRTHRADIREANMYFLIEATIALSVSFFINLFVVAVFGQAFYQQTNQAAYNICANSSLHDYAKIFPMNNLTVAVDIYQGGVILGCLFGPAALYIWAVGLLAAGQSSTMTGTYAGQFVMEGFLKLRWSRFARVLLTRSCAILPTVLVAIFRDVRDLSGLNDLLNVLQSLLLPFAVLPILTFTSMPALMQEFASGRVSQAITSSIMVLLCAINLYFVVSYLPSLPHPAYFILVALLAAVYLGLTTYLVWTCLIAHGATLLAHSSHQHFLYGLPEEDQGKGKTSE; translated from the exons ATGACAG GTGACACAAGCCCCCAAAGGCTGAGTAGGCCCAACTATGGCTCCATCTCCAGCCCGCCTAGCCTGGGGCCACGGCAAGCACCTCCCGGAGGGTCCAACCTGAATGAGAAGATCCCTATCCCGGACACCAAACCG GGTGTGTTCAGCCTGCGGACGCTGTGGGCCTTCACGGGGCCTGGCTTCCTCATGAGCATCGCTTTCCTGGACCCAGGAAACATCGAGTCCGATCTTCAGGCTGGCGCTGTGGCTGGATTCAAA CTGCTCTGGGTGCTGTTGTGGGCCACGGTGTTGGGCTTGCTCTGCCAGCGACTTGCTGCCCGGCTGGGTGTGGTGACAGGCAAGGACTTGGGCGAGGTCTGCCATCTCTACTACCCTAAG GTGCCCCGCACCCTCCTCTGGCTGACTATCGAGGTAGCCATCGTGGGCTCAGACATGCAGGAAGTCATCGGCACAGCTATTGCATTCAGTCTGCTCTCAGCTGGACG AATCCCACTCTGGGGTGGCGTCCTCATCACCATCGTGGacactttcttcttcctcttcctcgaTAACTATG GGTTGCGGAAGCTGGAAGCCTTTTTTGGATTCCTTATTACCATTATGGCCTTGACCTTCGGCTATGAG TACGCGGTGGCGAGACCTGATCAGGTAGCAGTTCTTCGGGGCCTGTTCCTGCCTTCGTGCCCTGGATGCGGCCGCCCCGAGCTGCTGCAGGCCGTAGGCATCGTTGGCGCCATCATCATGCCCCACAACATCTACCTGCACTCGGCCCTGGTCAAG TCTCGAGAGGTAGATCGGACCCATCGGGCAGACATCCGAGAAGCCAATATGTACTTCCTGATCGAAGCCACCATTGCCCTGTCTGTCTCCTTCTTCATCAACCTCTTTGTTGTAGCTGTCTTTGGGCAAGCCTTCTACCAGCAAACCAACCAGGCTGCG TACAACATCTGTGCCAACAGCAGCCTCCATGACTATGCCAAGATCTTCCCCATGAACAACCTTACAGTGGCGGTGGACATTTACCAAGGA GGCGTGATCCTCGGTTGCCTCTTTGGCCCTGCCGCGCTCTACATCTGGGCGGTGGGTCTTCTGGCCGCTGGGCAGAGCTCCACCATGACCGGCACCTACGCGGGACAGTTTGTGATGGAG GGCTTCCTGAAGCTGCGGTGGTCACGCTTTGCCCGGGTCCTGCTTACTCGCTCCTGCGCCATCCTGCCCACCGTGCTGGTGGCCATCTTCAGGGACGTGAGGGACCTGTCAGGCCTCAACGACCTGCTCAACGTGCTGCAGAGCTTGCTG CTTCCTTTCGCTGTGCTGCCCATCCTCACGTTCACCAGCATGCCAGCCCTCATGCAGGAGTTTGCCAGTGGCCG GGTGAGCCAGGCCATCACTTCCTCCATTATGGTGCTGCTCTGTGCCATCAACCTTTACTTCGTGGTCAGCTACCTGCCCAGCCTTCCCCACCCTGCCTACTTCA